In Marisediminicola antarctica, one DNA window encodes the following:
- a CDS encoding glycosyl hydrolase: MTKRSISGGIASGLAIALLAGCTTGEGDSSTSSGSGESIFPDSRMQSLVDGIVQRSVAPAPESRLAEGLLPPTNQWFSGLVFGEEPLPVFPLPLSFNLTEPGFAFGLPEVTTGAQTISAPFTPSITVDAGAAASEISAYDEASVTIDQLDSDGEPIGAVTIAQGSPLVSFTAEQDVELKLGAPFEAVDGELASATVADTEYGLTTAGELDGSTLALAGGETAVWFAVPEDGDIAELAASAAPVESTSIEYAVDGETASTTLGYRADGDTLIASMPHQQASDADAGLGSYESAYGTMTLQSSTSLSWTSPAIEPSASVDISTLDDDQRATLAEQVKKDAAGEIDLPADTYFGGKAMYRLANILDLAEQLGDEESAAVLSKRLSGALAEWMEPGGCDEREERCFVYDPEGKGIVGLAPSFGSEEFNDHHFHYGYFFFAASVAAKYDDTLLEKIEPVMTLLAADVATSGDSTLFPERRAFDAYAGHSWASGYSPFADGNNQESSSEAVLAWNGLALWAATTDDAALETQARWMLAAEADSANAYWTNFDRSESVYDGYEHSIAPLNWGAKRDYATWFSAEPAAKLAIIALPMSPASEYLGTDPERVDENVAAATPGGFDVQYGDWLLMYAGLGTADNAELVSAAKSMPEELLDDGNSRSYMLAWLMTR, encoded by the coding sequence GTGACGAAACGGTCCATCAGCGGGGGCATCGCCTCGGGCCTCGCCATCGCGCTCCTCGCCGGCTGCACCACGGGTGAGGGAGACAGCAGCACGAGCTCGGGATCCGGGGAGAGCATCTTCCCCGACTCCCGCATGCAGAGCCTCGTTGACGGCATCGTGCAGCGCAGCGTTGCCCCGGCCCCCGAGTCGCGGCTGGCTGAGGGACTGCTCCCGCCGACGAACCAGTGGTTCTCCGGCCTCGTGTTCGGCGAGGAGCCCCTGCCGGTGTTCCCACTGCCGCTGTCATTCAACCTCACCGAGCCCGGCTTCGCATTCGGCCTGCCCGAGGTGACGACCGGCGCACAGACGATCAGCGCGCCGTTCACCCCGTCGATCACGGTGGATGCCGGTGCCGCCGCGAGCGAGATCAGCGCCTACGACGAGGCTTCGGTCACGATCGACCAGCTCGACTCCGACGGCGAGCCGATCGGTGCGGTCACCATCGCCCAGGGGTCCCCACTCGTGAGCTTCACGGCCGAGCAGGACGTCGAGCTCAAGCTCGGCGCACCGTTCGAGGCCGTCGACGGCGAGCTCGCTTCGGCGACCGTCGCCGACACCGAGTACGGCCTGACGACCGCCGGCGAGCTCGACGGATCGACCCTGGCTTTGGCTGGCGGCGAGACCGCAGTGTGGTTCGCGGTGCCCGAGGATGGCGACATCGCCGAGCTCGCAGCATCCGCCGCCCCGGTCGAGTCGACAAGCATCGAGTACGCCGTCGACGGCGAGACCGCCTCGACGACGCTCGGCTACCGCGCCGACGGCGACACGCTCATCGCCTCGATGCCGCACCAGCAGGCATCCGACGCGGACGCCGGCCTCGGCAGCTACGAGTCCGCGTACGGCACCATGACCCTCCAGTCCAGCACGAGCCTGTCGTGGACCTCGCCGGCGATCGAGCCGAGCGCGAGCGTCGATATCAGCACTCTTGACGACGACCAGCGCGCGACACTCGCCGAGCAGGTCAAGAAGGACGCCGCGGGCGAGATCGACCTGCCGGCCGACACGTACTTCGGCGGCAAAGCGATGTACCGCCTGGCCAACATCCTCGACCTGGCCGAGCAGCTCGGCGACGAGGAGTCGGCCGCGGTGCTGTCCAAGCGCCTGAGCGGCGCCCTCGCCGAGTGGATGGAGCCGGGCGGATGCGACGAGCGCGAGGAACGCTGCTTCGTCTACGACCCCGAGGGCAAGGGAATCGTGGGCCTGGCGCCCTCGTTCGGCTCCGAGGAGTTCAACGACCACCACTTCCACTACGGATACTTCTTCTTTGCGGCATCCGTCGCGGCGAAGTACGACGACACCCTGCTCGAGAAGATCGAACCGGTCATGACGCTGCTCGCGGCCGACGTCGCCACGAGCGGCGACTCGACCCTGTTCCCCGAGCGCCGGGCGTTCGACGCCTACGCGGGCCACTCGTGGGCATCCGGGTACTCGCCGTTCGCCGACGGCAACAACCAAGAGTCGAGCTCCGAGGCCGTGCTCGCGTGGAACGGGCTCGCCCTCTGGGCCGCAACCACCGATGACGCCGCGCTCGAGACGCAGGCGCGCTGGATGCTGGCCGCCGAGGCCGACTCCGCGAATGCCTACTGGACCAACTTCGACCGCTCGGAGAGCGTCTACGACGGCTATGAGCACTCGATCGCTCCGCTGAACTGGGGGGCCAAGCGCGACTATGCCACATGGTTCAGCGCGGAGCCGGCCGCGAAGCTCGCGATCATCGCACTGCCGATGAGCCCGGCCTCCGAGTACCTCGGCACCGACCCCGAGCGGGTCGATGAGAACGTGGCCGCGGCCACACCGGGCGGCTTCGACGTGCAGTACGGCGACTGGCTGCTCATGTACGCGGGACTCGGCACCGCCGACAACGCCGAGCTGGTCAGCGCGGCCAAGTCGATGCCCGAGGAGCTGCTCGACGACGGCAACTCGCGCAGCTACATGCTCGCGTGGTTGATGACGCGGTAA
- a CDS encoding HlyD family efflux transporter periplasmic adaptor subunit — protein MTWSNRFRLLGGALFVLIIVAAATMVFTQREGQVASRTASFEAVSYSVGSDYAGTVTEQFVEEGAAVAKGDKLLSVQSATLLNALKSTQGVPENTAYIVADDGTLTLIATEPGILSKVEAQVGGFVGAGQTLATVERDESIFVLADFIIDPYNFTRIEDGARVEIVLPDHERIEATVAKKSVDTVDGNANVQLEVTSKEFIVGDMDGLVASGTPVTAILHLREEGPLAGIKDSLYRLLEQVGI, from the coding sequence ATGACCTGGTCCAACCGATTCAGACTTCTCGGCGGGGCACTTTTCGTGCTCATCATCGTCGCCGCCGCCACCATGGTCTTCACCCAGCGTGAGGGCCAGGTCGCCAGCCGCACCGCCTCATTCGAGGCCGTCTCCTACTCGGTCGGCTCCGACTACGCCGGAACCGTCACTGAGCAGTTCGTCGAGGAGGGCGCCGCCGTCGCCAAGGGCGACAAGCTCCTGAGCGTGCAGAGCGCGACCCTGCTGAACGCGCTCAAGTCAACGCAGGGCGTGCCCGAGAACACGGCCTATATCGTCGCCGACGACGGCACCCTCACCCTCATCGCAACCGAGCCGGGGATCCTGTCCAAGGTCGAGGCCCAGGTCGGCGGATTCGTCGGCGCAGGACAGACGCTCGCCACGGTCGAACGCGACGAGTCAATCTTCGTGCTGGCCGACTTCATCATCGACCCGTACAACTTCACCCGCATCGAGGACGGCGCGAGGGTCGAGATCGTGCTGCCCGACCACGAGCGCATCGAGGCGACCGTGGCCAAGAAGTCCGTCGACACTGTCGACGGCAACGCCAACGTGCAACTCGAGGTCACGAGCAAGGAGTTCATCGTGGGCGACATGGACGGGCTCGTCGCGAGCGGCACCCCGGTCACCGCGATCCTGCACCTGCGCGAAGAAGGCCCGCTCGCGGGTATCAAAGACTCCCTTTATCGACTCCTGGAACAGGTGGGCATATGA